One stretch of bacterium DNA includes these proteins:
- a CDS encoding CHAT domain-containing protein, translating into MIKKKYFIRLCCIGIFFLQFHVFGQDENVDKSRDTLRLRDLPWAEKELTNASGLVQSDLYVGRNATEDAFKQNAGRFGIIHLATHVILDDKEPLYSKFVFSKNPESEEDGFLHLYELYYMRLHANMAVLSACYTGTGKSVKGEGMMSLARGFVYAGCPSVVMSLWAIDDKSTSVIVNKFYEGLAQGSSKDAALRDAKLFFINSRDPVLSNPYYWAGLVTIGDTKPLKLTPPGDDGGYWFFSLVAVIFVVTFLTLRKSMTRKKVFLY; encoded by the coding sequence ATGATTAAGAAAAAATATTTCATCCGGCTATGTTGCATCGGTATTTTCTTTTTACAATTTCATGTTTTTGGCCAGGATGAGAATGTGGATAAATCAAGAGACACCCTGCGCTTACGCGATCTGCCATGGGCGGAGAAAGAGCTGACCAACGCCTCCGGGTTGGTTCAAAGCGATCTCTATGTCGGACGAAACGCAACCGAAGATGCGTTCAAGCAGAATGCAGGACGGTTTGGAATCATTCATCTCGCCACGCACGTTATTCTGGACGATAAGGAACCGCTGTATTCGAAATTTGTATTTTCCAAAAACCCGGAATCGGAGGAAGACGGGTTTTTGCATTTGTATGAATTGTATTACATGCGGCTGCACGCCAATATGGCTGTGCTCAGCGCCTGTTACACCGGAACGGGGAAGAGCGTAAAAGGCGAAGGCATGATGAGTCTTGCGCGCGGATTTGTCTATGCCGGCTGTCCCAGTGTAGTTATGAGCCTCTGGGCCATAGATGACAAATCGACCTCCGTCATCGTCAATAAATTTTACGAGGGATTGGCGCAAGGCAGCTCGAAAGATGCTGCCTTGCGCGATGCCAAACTATTTTTTATTAACAGCCGTGATCCGGTTTTGTCCAATCCCTACTATTGGGCGGGCCTTGTCACGATCGGCGATACCAAACCGCTGAAGTTGACGCCGCCCGGCGATGACGGTGGATATTGGTTCTTTAGCCTAGTCGCAGTAATCTTCGTCGTGACTTTTTTAACTCTGCGAAAATCAATGACCCGAAAGAAGGTTTTTCTATACTAA
- a CDS encoding sigma-70 family RNA polymerase sigma factor, translating into MFLSFEKFRNFTDGELIGSYRHSRDERYLSELFSRYAYLVYFLCNKYFETKVDSDDAAIEIFTKISNKLVEIDVKNFKSWLYHVTKNFCLDKVNKNNNIQCEFVPISDDDENLFMQFPQFDRLMGTNEDQVELLQEAVRKLDPEQKECVKLFYFKKKSYNEIMEIKQWDMDKVRSRLQNARRNIIMYLEKRGVHVKTSKV; encoded by the coding sequence ATGTTTTTATCGTTTGAAAAATTCAGGAACTTTACCGACGGAGAATTAATAGGGTCGTATCGTCATTCACGGGACGAACGCTATCTCAGTGAATTATTTAGTCGTTATGCCTATTTGGTTTACTTTCTCTGCAATAAATATTTTGAAACCAAGGTTGATTCTGACGATGCCGCCATCGAGATCTTTACCAAAATTTCAAACAAGCTCGTGGAAATTGACGTTAAGAATTTCAAATCGTGGCTTTATCATGTAACAAAAAATTTTTGTTTGGACAAAGTTAACAAAAACAATAACATTCAATGTGAGTTTGTTCCTATTTCCGATGATGATGAAAATTTATTTATGCAATTTCCCCAATTTGACCGTCTTATGGGTACCAATGAGGATCAGGTCGAATTACTTCAAGAAGCAGTAAGGAAGTTAGACCCGGAGCAAAAAGAGTGTGTCAAATTGTTCTATTTTAAGAAAAAAAGCTATAATGAGATCATGGAAATAAAACAATGGGATATGGATAAGGTGCGTAGCCGCCTTCAAAACGCCCGAAGAAATATTATAATGTATTTAGAAAAAAGGGGGGTTCATGTTAAAACATCTAAAGTCTAA